Sequence from the Gloeocapsopsis dulcis genome:
CTAGCTGACCAAGCGTATACCCTGAAGGGTTCTGTAGCAAATACTTAAATGTCAAGTTCGAGAAACCGCAGGACAATTTTTGATGTACCAGCGCCACGGTAAATCGACTCCTTGAGTAATCCCAATACGGGTAGTTTGCACAAAAGTGGTAGCTTGACAATCAAGCTGTTGTTGAAAGTCTAAAGAACGATGTTCTAACCACAATGGTTCGCTAGGTTGGAGAAGTAAAGCATTTAAGTCGCGATTAATCTGTAAAGCTAGACACAACTTGCCAGGTCCAGCCGCAGTTCGGTAAGGTTTCGGTGATGACTCGGTTGGTAAAGACTCTAGTTGTAAAGCACGAATCAAAACTGCACTCGGAATACCATCTGCATCGGTGACAACGTTGAAACAGTGATAGATTCCGTAGATGAGATAAACATAACTTCTCCCAGCAGGTTCAAAGAGTACCGCATTACGTTGAGTGCGTCGTCGGTAAGCATGAAACGCCGGATCGCCGACTGCATAAGCTTCGGTTTCAACAATTAAGCCACGCAAAACTTGTCCATCAGGAAATTTGCGGACAAGCGTACAGCCGAGTAAGTCTGGTGCAACTTCAGGAGATGGACGCTCTAACCAAGAAGGTTCTACAATCTGATTGAGTGTAGTTGAATTCACGCAATTTACATAGTCAAAGTTGACTTTGGTAATTTTATCCTGAAGTGCAGGTTGAGGTAGTGCAAAAATGGATGTAAAGCTGATCCTCGTGGGATTGACAGTAATTTTTACAGTGTCGTGCTTATTCTTTGGCACCAAAAATGGCTTTTATGACTCAGACAGTTATCACGGTAATGGTTCTGCCCACTAAAAGAGCAGGATCGCATAGTTAAATCAGGGGTGAGGTTCATCAATCAGATAATCTATTTAGCTTCTAGCGTGTACTGGGTTTAGGTGGAGGTGTACATGAGTGATCGTATACCCACAGCCACCCCTCCTGCTGGAGAAACAAGTTCCGAACTAGAGTGTTTCCCATACAGCGTTCACCACGCTGACGAAGGCGTGTGTTTACTAGTACGGATGGGACCCTATCGAATTCTACTAGACTGTGGCATTGAAGACATTTCTATTCTCAAAAAAGGGAAGCGATCGCTACCAGCCGATTTAGTTCTGTGTAGTCATGCGCATCCAGATCACGCCCAAGGCTTATTCGCACTACATCAAGCTTTTCCTTCGTTACCCATCTACGCCAGCGAAGCAACAACGCAATTACTGCCCCTCAACTGGTTAGGGACAAATCAAATTCCGCAGTTTTGTCAAGCATTACCGTGGCGATCGCCTGTAGAGTTTCAAGATGGTTTGAGTGCGGAGTTGTTTCCTGCAGGGCATTTACCAGGTGCAGCCGCAATTTTATTGACTTACACCACACCACAGCGGACGTATTCGTTACTCTACACAGGTGATTTTTTCTTATCGAATTCGCGCTTGGTTGAAGGAATGCCACTAGATGAATTGCGCAGGTTAAAGCCAGATGTGTTAATTATCGAAGGTAGTTATGGAACAGCACGACACCCGCATCGACGGACTCAAGAAAATCAACTTGCTGAACGCATTAATCGCGCGATCACTCAAGGACATTGCGTTTTAATGCCAACCCCAACGCTGGGAATTGGACAAGAAATTCTCATGCTACTGCGGAGTCATCACAGTTTTACCGGTCGGGATTTAGATATTTGGGTTGATGGGATGGTTGCTGCTGGCTGTGATGCTTACCTAAAAATGCTACCTCAACTACCTGCGCCAGTTCAAAACTTTGCTCGTCATCAACCATTGTTCTGGGATGAACGCGTACGTCCCCGAATGCGCAAAATAACACATCAACAGCGCCCTGATATCGGCAAGTTGCCCTGCATCATTATTACTGATGAAAGCGCAGATTTAGAGCGATATTGCCAACCTCAAACGGGTCCTTGGCTAATTCTTCTCCCAGAAAAACCAGGGCGTTTACTTCCCCATCCCCAGTCATTACCAGAATTAGTACCTCAACCCTCCCCGTTAGTACCACCAACTATCGTAGAAACATATTTACTCGCACAGCACAGCGATGGTCCTGGAATTACGCAACTGATTCACAACCTACGACCACAACACGTCATCTTTGTTCATGGTTCGCCTGCATATCTCGCAGATCTTACTGGTTTAGATGAACTCCAAAATCGCTACCATTTGCATTCTCCGGCAAATGGCACAATTGTAGATTTACCAGTGGGTGACACCTTTATCCAACCAGCAGCACCAGAAACTAATTATGAAGGTGAACTGAATGAGTTGGGCACGGTAATTACAATTACACTCCCTGAAGCAATTATTGCTGATCCTCGTTGGCGTGTTTTTGCGGATACAGGATTAGTGGAAGCCCGTTGGCAAGGAGAAGAATTAGTTATCCGAGGTTTATCACAGCGTGAGTTGCTGAATCAAACAAGCGATCGCTTAATCGCTAGCGAGGTAAGTTGCTGTGCCACCTGCAAATTTCAGCGCGGACAGCGATGTTTAAATCAAGCCTCTCCTCTATTCGGGTTTAAGGTGACACCAGAAGGTTATTGTCCCGTTTATGAACGCAATAGTAATGAGGAATAGGTCTTAATTGAGAAAGCAAGAAACTTAAGAAATAGGGAAAGTCAATCTCTTGCTGTTTCCTACTTTCTCTCTAGCCAGTTGAGTCGGGATTAGAGTCAGTATAACGACGAATGCGCTCTGCTTCTGGACAGTCTTCAGAAACTAATGGCTCAACGTTACCGCGTGGTACTGAAGCTAGTTTTTGAGTTACAGCACCAATGCTTTCTAGACGAACCATTTCTTCCCAGGAACAAACCTCGTCTTCTTCTTCTGTTTCATAACGTAGGGTAACTAAATCCCCTTCGATATCGATGATGCGGGCGCGCTCTATCCAGCGTTGCTGGTCCCGCAAGAAAATACATACTTCACGCCCGTCGCCACACAATTGATAAATCTTGCGGTGTAGCATCTATCGCTTCTGCCCTTTTATAACGTAAGTTAAATCTGTACATGGTTCTGGGTTTCGTCCCAGTTAAGTATTGCTCAGGCGGAAAATCTCTCGCCAGCAACTTTTATTGTTTTTATTATCATTTTGCCTCCTGAGTTGCTAGCTAGATAGACTACTTCTGAGCTTGAGATGTTGAATTTGCAACATTATTTAAAGAAGTTAGCTTTAGTTTACAGCAATGAGACATTTGCCTCAATCAAGCCAGCATTTGCCATTGATTAGAACTTTTTCTTTGATTGGCAAAATACATTAGTACCGATAATTCGGTATTTTTTGTTACCACTTTTTGGTAAGTGATATGACTGTTGAGTCTAGGGACTCATATGGCTTGATCCTAATGTAAATGATTCTAACTCATTGTTTTGCGATACTTCATCTTCTTATAGCAAAATTATTAGTTAATATTTACCGTAAAATTGCCGAAAGTCCTCATCTTTTTGACTTAATTGTACCCACTCCAGCCTTAAATCTTGCAATTTTGCTACTAAATGAGCGCAAGCAGGGCGTTCAGTAGCATAATGTCCGGCGTCAATGAGAATTAAACCGCGATCGCGACTTTCCTGGAATTGATGAAATTTACAATCCGATGTCAAATAAGCTTTTGCACCAGTTTTAACAACATCAGAGATAAAACTCGCCCCTGAACCACCTAATACTGCAAGCCGTTCAATCGTTTGCTCTCGATTTGCTTCCGGAGAGAAAATCAGCTCAGGTGGGTGTAAGTGTGAGGAGATTTTGGTAAGAAGTTCTTGTAAAGTTAAAGTAGGCTCTAGAACTCCTACCCGACCATATCCTAATCCTGGTTGGGTTTCTACAATGGGAGTGGTGTGCTTGAGTTCTAACACCTGCGCTAGCACATCAGCCGTACCATCAGCGACTTGGTCAAAATTTGTGTGTGCAGTATAGACGCCGATTTGGTGGCGAAATGCCAATCGTGTCATTTCAGCAATCGCATCTCCGGTTTGTAAGGATTTTACTGGCTTAAATATTAAAGGATGGTGTGCAAAAATTAAGTTGACAGGAGTTCCTGCAGTATGAAGTGCGATCGCTTCTTGCATCACTGCGAGAGTTGGTGTCAAGCATACAAGAACTCGTGCTGACTCTTCTAAAACGCCAGGTTCAATTTGCCAACCACAATTATCCCAGCTTTCTTGCCAAGCCGGATTTGCCCATGCTTCAAACCAAGCGATTAGTTCCGCAATTTTCATATACTACTGACTTGATTTACTGTCTGCGTATGGCAATTGTATAACTTGGTCGCTGCGATGCTTCGCGTTGCGTTTTCACAATTCGGAGATCGCGATCTACATAGAGATGTTCTAACTGGGGAGTTGCTAGGTAAGTTTTTTCCAATTTTTTAACGGTTTTGCGATCTAATTTTAACTCTAGTGTTTGTGGAAGTTCTTCCCCCTGCACAGCTTGAAATTTTCTGCCAATTACAGTACTAAACCAGTTTTCCGCATCTTCTATTGTTAAAGGAACTTCTCTATTCCGAAAAGCCTGCTCAATCCCTACGTTTTGGATATACCATTTATTATCCCTTACAGCGTACTTTTGCAGTACCATCAAATCTATTGCTGGCAATTTTGCAGATAGTTTTTGCCAGAAAGTATTTTGTCCTGGAGTATACCGAGCAATATTAGCGTAGTAACTATCATCATGAAAAATTTGATAAGACTGCTCTCTATTTCTCCCTGGTAGAGTATCGTGAAAAGGTATAGTAGACCAGACAGGTGTCCAAACACCAAGAACAACTGGAATCTGTTCTGCTACTACTGGGTAGGGATTTCGTTGCGTCAACTCTTCAATATATGGTGTCAGTATGTTTTTATAATACTGGACTTTAGTATTTAAAGAATCAGTGTCTCTTCCTTTAACTCGCTCCAATATTTCAGCTTTAAGTTCTGATGTACTTTGAGAACTCAACTGATTTGAATTAAATACATTAATCATTAGATATTACACCTTTTGTTAGTTTTTTGGATTTAGATTCTAATTTTTTAGTAAAAAGAGAATATGTAAAATATATATTTGAATATTTTAAAAGAAATGTTAATTCTCTCTTTTTATAAACTTTATATATTTTTCATCAAATCATCTTAAAAGTACGGTTGTAGTTTGAAGTAATTATTTGTAAATTTGAAGCTATCAATTTAAACCATTCATTGCTCTTTTTGCGACAGCAGATCAAGAATTATGAGTTTGTATGACCATACAGGTATAGAGCTAGATGTAAATGTGCGCCTAGAGGGATTGTATTCTTCTTTAATTCAGGCACTCACCGATCAAAAGATCGCACTGCAAAAGTACAATCAAGCAGAAATTGAAGTTAACAAGTGGCAACGCCGAGTTAAATTAGCCGAACAAAAAGGCGATCAAAGATTGGCTCATCTTGCGTTGGAGCAAAAAAAGATTGCTACTGCGACTGCCAATAAACTTAAAATTAAGCTAGACAAACAAACAATTTATGTTGATAACCTTAAGCACAAATTGAAGGTATGGGAAAGTAGAGTTGTTGCCAATAAAATGCACAGCAACAGTAGCAGTGCGATAGAAGCCTTTGATCGGATAGAAGAAAAAGTTTTAATGCTAGAAGCACAAGCTAAAGTGGTTAGATAATCTACCGCTAATGGGAACCAAAGCTAGGCACCAAGCATTACCACCAAATGCGATTTCCCTGATCGTCAAATCGTGCTACACGAATGACGTCAGAAATCTTTTTAGCATCCCTTACATGGTGTAGAGCTTTCCTTGTACCATCTGGGTAGTCAACAATAAAGTAGGTAGGAACTAAAATCCAGTCACCAGTAATATCTGGTGCATCTACAGCAACTTGCTGCGCTTTTTCTTCAATAGATTTTGACTCATCAGTAATGATATCGCCAGGGTTAACAGTTAATTTTCTCTCCTTGGCGGTTGGTTCTTCTCTTGTATGCCAATCTCGGCTTACTGGCTGTTCGATTGGTTTCTTGTTAAGTTGCTTAGTCATAATAATTTTTAGTAAGTTGAGTATCATGAACCTACTAAATTCAATGTAGAAAATATAAAAGTTAGTTTGCTCTTTCGTTAGAGAGAAACTTGTCAGGCTATATTTATAAAAAAAGAAAATAAACTCATTTACAGTAATAATGCTTATTTCTTTAGAGTCAGTTTGATGATTGGAACCACCCCAGTTATATAGCAATCCTAAACATGGTGTACGCCTTAGATAAGAGTGTTACATTGAGCAATCAGCAATTAGCTAATAGCTAAAAGCTAATCACTCTTTACATTCCAGTAATGTGAACAACAAGTTCTCTAGTATGACTACGCCGTCGATGTTCCCAAATGTATACTCCTTGCCAAGTACCTAACAGTAACTCACCTCTAGCAATCGGAATTTGTTCTGAGGTATGCGTAAGGACAGTACGAATATGTGCTGGCATATCATCAGGTCCTTCAGCACTATGGATATAGTAAGCATCTTCAGGAACGAGTTTCGCTAAGAAGTTTTCTAAATCTTTTAGTACGTCAGGATCGGCATTTTCTTGAATCACAAGGCTAGCAGAAGTATGACGTAAAAAAAGATGGCAAATTCCTGTTTCTACACCTGATTCAGCCACAATTGATTCAATTTTGCTAGTGACATTATTAAGAGACTTGCCTTGCGTTGGAATTCTTAAGATTTTTTGGTAATGCATCATTAACTAATTATTGGAAATACTCTAAAACAGCATGGGCGATCGCTTCATTACCATCGAGGGCGATCGCTTGAGATTTTCTTGGTGTCAAAGGTACTTGTTGCAGAAATTCCCAATCGCTATGGAAAAATTCTGCTGGGTTAATAATTTGATGGTGAGCATAATCTCTAATGCCTTCAATCAACAAAGCTGCTTCCGCGAAATCATCACGTGTCAATGTGACAATGGGCACCTGTTGTCGAATAGCTTCAGCGAAGGTACTAAAACCAGGTTTAGAAACGACTTTACTACAAAGCTGCATGAAATCAACCGGACGATATTGCGGATCGGTGACTTTGAGTAAGTTGGGTAAATCTGGGGCATTACGAGCAAATGTGATAAATTGCCAATCGGGAAATCGCTGCACATTGTCGTAAGGAATTTGCTGCAAGCCCAAGCCACCGAAAGTTAATAAAACAGTGCGTTCTCTTGGTGATGTGATATTCCATTGAGATCGTAGCGCATCGGCTGGGTGACTTGGAGAACCGCCAGGTAGCCCAAAATCTGTAATATGTTTAAACGCACTCATGGGTTCGTGGAACGGTAAGCGGAGTAGGCGATCGCATTGACTGTAGCAATCGGAAATCCAATCGGCAATTTCCTGAAATTCACTTCCCCAGTTACGATAAATAAAGTCCCAACCAAAATTACTGATAGTCCAACAAGGAACACCTGCAGTTTTACCAATCACTCCAGCTAAATGTGGAACATCCGCTAAGATTAACCCGACACGATTTTGCTTGATAAAATTAACTTCCCCTGCAATGATCGCGTTTTGTTGACTGCGAATGTGCTGCATTTTTTCGAGTGTAGCGGCTTTGTCCATCGTGAGACTATCGCTTTGCACGACACCGACATCAAACGATCGCGGACGATAGATAAAATCATGCTGGATATACGATTCGAGAAACCAGCGTGGTGTCGTTGTTACCAAAATTAACAACGTTTCTGGACAGAGTTTCTTGATCGTCGCGACAACCGATGCAGTCCGCGCTGCATGACCAAATCCGTGACTAGTAACGGCTACGTAGATGATAGGGAATGACATAGGAGTGTTGAGTTATGAGTGTTGAGTTTTGAGTTATGAGTGTTGAGAAAGTTCTTCAATTCAAAACGTGCTAACGCACCGCTACGCTAACAAAATTCAAAATTCAAAACTAACCACTAATCACATTCCACAATAACTTTCGATTCCGGCAATGAGTTGATCGATCTCACTTGTTGTGGTGAAATAGTGGACACAAGCACGAACACAGTCAGGATCGAGGAGTGTGCGCGTCATCATATTTTGTGATTCTAAGTACTGTACTAACTGGCGATGGCTACCTGGTTCTTGTTGTTTTAACTGAAAAGAGACAAGGCTAGATTGAGGCGGAGTGGTGCGTAAGCAGACAATATCAGATAGTTCGTTTAACCGTTGCCAAAGATAGTGACTCAGTTGCAGAATTTGCTCGTAGCGTTGCGTTGCAGTTCCCCACTGTTGATGTGTTGCGATCGCTGCTCTTAATCCGCAATACTGACCAAAAGCCGAAGTTGCGACTTCGTAACGTCGTCCATCTGGCTGCCAACTGACAGGTTTACCTTGACTATCCATCGTGATACTACGCCAGCCGATAAATGTTGGTTGCAGTGATTCCCTTGCTTCTGGACGGACATACAATCCACCAACTCCCATGGGACCACACCACCACTTATGCCCTGTGAAAGCATAAAAGTCTGCTTGTAATTCAGTTAAATTCAATGGTAATAAACCAACTGACTGCGCAGCATCAACTAAAATCTGTATCCTACTGTTGTACTCTCGGCATTGCACAATTTTGTCTAAGGGTAAAACTTGACCTGTATTCCAGAGAATGTGACTTAAAACGACGAGTCGCGTATTTGGTTTGAGGTTTTGCGCAATAACTTCAGCCGGATCGCTGCTGTTAAGAGTTGCCATAATCGGACAAAAGGAAACTTCGACATTGAAGCGTCGAGAGATTTCTTGCGTTGTTGCAATGACGCCAGGATGTTCGCAGTCTGTGAGTAAAATATGATCGCCAGCTTGCCAATCGATACCCCATAAGGCAATGTTACAGCCCATCGTCACGTCCTCAGTAATTGTAATTGCTTCAGAAGGAGCGTTGAGTTCTGAGGCGATCGCGTGTCGTGTTTGATTTACTTCCTCAACAATCCAAGCATTCACCTTTGTCGAAAAGGGACCATGAGTTTGAATGTATTCTTGTGCTTGATTAACGGCATCAATCGCTGCTTGGGGCATTGGCCCTTGACCGCCGTAGTTAAAATAAGCTTTATTTGCTAATGCAGGAAATCGTTGTCGGTGTTGTCCAGTTTGAGTAGCAGAAAGGCTTGTCATTATCAGAAGTAGCTAGTTGTTAGTGAATAGTATTACGCGATCGTGCCCATAATGAAGGAATCAGAAAACTAGCGTCTAGAATATCCCTAAATACACCCAATCAAGAAAATCAGAATAACTAGCCTCCGTCCTCTGACCTCTAAAAATTGCTAGTCTAGAGTCATGCTAATGACTGCTGAACTGCTGCTGCAATATCAACGTTGTCAAAGACGCGCTTTTTTGGATACTCATGGCGATCGCAGCCAGCGAGATACTCCTAGTGAGTTTTTACTACGACTCCAACAAGATAAAGTTATTCATCACCAAAATGCTCTAGCGCAACAAAATCATCAGCAACCCGATTATTACAGAGGAAATTGGCAAGCAGGTGCGATCGCGACATTAGAACTGATGCAGCAAGGCGTTGAGCGCATTAGTCAAGGAGTCTTACTCACTAACTATCTAGAAAAATATACCCTATTAAGTCGTCCAGATTTACTGATCAAACAACCTGGAAACTCATCATTTGGTGACTGGATTTATATTCCTGCTCAAATAGAATTGGGAAAACGCCCTAAGCTAGAATATCAAATTATTGCAGCATACAACGCTCATGTCCTAGAACAAATTCAAGGAATTTCGCCAAAATCAGCATGGTTATTTCTGCGTCGTCCAGAAATCTATACTGTGGATATTGCTAGGTGGACAGCGCAGATGCAGCGTAGTTTAAACCAATGTCTGGAAATCTTAGAAGCTGAATTAGCACCCGAAGTCTTTATTTCTCGACAGCGATGTAATCTTTGTCGTTGGTATAGTCAGTGTTATGCGATCGCTAAATCTCAACAACATCTTTCTTTGATTCCTGGAGTTACTCCTAATCGCTACACTCAATTACAAGCTTTAAATGTTGTGACTCTGGAAGCTTTGACTCAAGTAAATCCTTCACAATTGGAATCTCTTCCAGGATTTGATCGCCAAGTCGCACAGAAATTAGTTTTGCAAGCTCAAGCTGTCTTTGAAAATCGCCCGATTTTGTTGGATACAACTGATAGCATAAGCGTCTCGCCTGTGCCACTAATAGAACTTTATTTTGATATTGAAGCTGAACCCGATCTCAATTTAGATTACTTGTTGGGAGTGTTAGTCGTCAATCGTCAAACAGGAACCGAAACATTTTATGAATTCCTAGCCGAAACACCCGCCCAAGAAGAAACAATTTGGCAGCAATTTTTAGATTTAGTTCATCAGTATCCGACTGCGCCAATTTATCATTTTTGTTCTTATGAAGTCGATACGGTCAAACGCTTAGGCAAA
This genomic interval carries:
- a CDS encoding glycosyl transferase, encoding MSFPIIYVAVTSHGFGHAARTASVVATIKKLCPETLLILVTTTPRWFLESYIQHDFIYRPRSFDVGVVQSDSLTMDKAATLEKMQHIRSQQNAIIAGEVNFIKQNRVGLILADVPHLAGVIGKTAGVPCWTISNFGWDFIYRNWGSEFQEIADWISDCYSQCDRLLRLPFHEPMSAFKHITDFGLPGGSPSHPADALRSQWNITSPRERTVLLTFGGLGLQQIPYDNVQRFPDWQFITFARNAPDLPNLLKVTDPQYRPVDFMQLCSKVVSKPGFSTFAEAIRQQVPIVTLTRDDFAEAALLIEGIRDYAHHQIINPAEFFHSDWEFLQQVPLTPRKSQAIALDGNEAIAHAVLEYFQ
- a CDS encoding secondary thiamine-phosphate synthase enzyme YjbQ; amino-acid sequence: MMHYQKILRIPTQGKSLNNVTSKIESIVAESGVETGICHLFLRHTSASLVIQENADPDVLKDLENFLAKLVPEDAYYIHSAEGPDDMPAHIRTVLTHTSEQIPIARGELLLGTWQGVYIWEHRRRSHTRELVVHITGM
- a CDS encoding DUF6679 family protein, with amino-acid sequence MLHRKIYQLCGDGREVCIFLRDQQRWIERARIIDIEGDLVTLRYETEEEDEVCSWEEMVRLESIGAVTQKLASVPRGNVEPLVSEDCPEAERIRRYTDSNPDSTG
- a CDS encoding Nif3-like dinuclear metal center hexameric protein, with translation MKIAELIAWFEAWANPAWQESWDNCGWQIEPGVLEESARVLVCLTPTLAVMQEAIALHTAGTPVNLIFAHHPLIFKPVKSLQTGDAIAEMTRLAFRHQIGVYTAHTNFDQVADGTADVLAQVLELKHTTPIVETQPGLGYGRVGVLEPTLTLQELLTKISSHLHPPELIFSPEANREQTIERLAVLGGSGASFISDVVKTGAKAYLTSDCKFHQFQESRDRGLILIDAGHYATERPACAHLVAKLQDLRLEWVQLSQKDEDFRQFYGKY
- a CDS encoding PspA/IM30 family protein codes for the protein MSLYDHTGIELDVNVRLEGLYSSLIQALTDQKIALQKYNQAEIEVNKWQRRVKLAEQKGDQRLAHLALEQKKIATATANKLKIKLDKQTIYVDNLKHKLKVWESRVVANKMHSNSSSAIEAFDRIEEKVLMLEAQAKVVR
- a CDS encoding aminotransferase class V-fold PLP-dependent enzyme; translated protein: MTSLSATQTGQHRQRFPALANKAYFNYGGQGPMPQAAIDAVNQAQEYIQTHGPFSTKVNAWIVEEVNQTRHAIASELNAPSEAITITEDVTMGCNIALWGIDWQAGDHILLTDCEHPGVIATTQEISRRFNVEVSFCPIMATLNSSDPAEVIAQNLKPNTRLVVLSHILWNTGQVLPLDKIVQCREYNSRIQILVDAAQSVGLLPLNLTELQADFYAFTGHKWWCGPMGVGGLYVRPEARESLQPTFIGWRSITMDSQGKPVSWQPDGRRYEVATSAFGQYCGLRAAIATHQQWGTATQRYEQILQLSHYLWQRLNELSDIVCLRTTPPQSSLVSFQLKQQEPGSHRQLVQYLESQNMMTRTLLDPDCVRACVHYFTTTSEIDQLIAGIESYCGM
- a CDS encoding TM0106 family RecB-like putative nuclease, which gives rise to MTAELLLQYQRCQRRAFLDTHGDRSQRDTPSEFLLRLQQDKVIHHQNALAQQNHQQPDYYRGNWQAGAIATLELMQQGVERISQGVLLTNYLEKYTLLSRPDLLIKQPGNSSFGDWIYIPAQIELGKRPKLEYQIIAAYNAHVLEQIQGISPKSAWLFLRRPEIYTVDIARWTAQMQRSLNQCLEILEAELAPEVFISRQRCNLCRWYSQCYAIAKSQQHLSLIPGVTPNRYTQLQALNVVTLEALTQVNPSQLESLPGFDRQVAQKLVLQAQAVFENRPILLDTTDSISVSPVPLIELYFDIEAEPDLNLDYLLGVLVVNRQTGTETFYEFLAETPAQEETIWQQFLDLVHQYPTAPIYHFCSYEVDTVKRLGKLYHTPRQQIKTLLARFVDVYELTQTVALPVENYTLKAIARWLGFEWRDPHANGSHCIYWYDQWLASGDRTLLDAIVRYNEDDCYATRYVKDWLVDFIASSSSTDLQANCSQ
- a CDS encoding MBL fold metallo-hydrolase; translated protein: MSDRIPTATPPAGETSSELECFPYSVHHADEGVCLLVRMGPYRILLDCGIEDISILKKGKRSLPADLVLCSHAHPDHAQGLFALHQAFPSLPIYASEATTQLLPLNWLGTNQIPQFCQALPWRSPVEFQDGLSAELFPAGHLPGAAAILLTYTTPQRTYSLLYTGDFFLSNSRLVEGMPLDELRRLKPDVLIIEGSYGTARHPHRRTQENQLAERINRAITQGHCVLMPTPTLGIGQEILMLLRSHHSFTGRDLDIWVDGMVAAGCDAYLKMLPQLPAPVQNFARHQPLFWDERVRPRMRKITHQQRPDIGKLPCIIITDESADLERYCQPQTGPWLILLPEKPGRLLPHPQSLPELVPQPSPLVPPTIVETYLLAQHSDGPGITQLIHNLRPQHVIFVHGSPAYLADLTGLDELQNRYHLHSPANGTIVDLPVGDTFIQPAAPETNYEGELNELGTVITITLPEAIIADPRWRVFADTGLVEARWQGEELVIRGLSQRELLNQTSDRLIASEVSCCATCKFQRGQRCLNQASPLFGFKVTPEGYCPVYERNSNEE
- a CDS encoding DNA-3-methyladenine glycosylase; this translates as MNSTTLNQIVEPSWLERPSPEVAPDLLGCTLVRKFPDGQVLRGLIVETEAYAVGDPAFHAYRRRTQRNAVLFEPAGRSYVYLIYGIYHCFNVVTDADGIPSAVLIRALQLESLPTESSPKPYRTAAGPGKLCLALQINRDLNALLLQPSEPLWLEHRSLDFQQQLDCQATTFVQTTRIGITQGVDLPWRWYIKNCPAVSRT